The genomic stretch GTTTACACTGCGGTCAGTTACATCCTATGTGCTGGCTATAGGAGACATCTTTTTGGATCATtcttaaacatttttatttcataaatattGTAACTTAACGGATTCTTTCGAATAGTTTTCCGCTGCAGTTTGGTTTTGCTTACTTTCTGACCTTTCTAGGACTTCTAGTACTAGCTCCGAGACAAACCAAAGCTAGACACTGGCTTTATCctgttaaaaaaatcttttttgtgTACAGATACATCCAACGTGACAAAAAATAAGCTTCTGTATAGCTAATGTTACCAGCAGggccaaaaagaaaactacCTGAAAGCCACCTAACTCGATTCGCATTCTGAGAACCCGCGCTATTTGCACTGATAGCATATCACACTTACGCTTAACATCTGCCTGTACAGATTTTCGTGACATGTCACGCAGTCTGGGGTCAGTCAAAAACACTCTAATTTTcgaatattttctttttttgtgtgtgtattAGATTTGAATCGCTGTCTTTCTTACCTTCAGTTTTTAAAACTAACATATTTAAGCTTTTTATACCACTGCATTTGAAGGCAATCATTAAAATATTTCGATCGGGATTTTTAGACTTTTGGTTAGTGATTCAGACATGTTGAAGAGACGTTCATGCCACATTCAAGCACTGGCCGTAGAGTCTGGGGCTAGAACTCCAAGGCGCATGCACAGAGGCGGCATTCAGTCACTGTTGGTGCTCGGGAGGGATGCCGAGGTGAAGTACTCGCTTGACATTAAAAAGAACACACCCTTTGTTTGAGTAATCACGCTTGCAAGAATTCGGGCTCGGTGTCGCAGTGCCCGAAAAAGTAATGTCccagcaacctcgtccccagggcctCTCCCATATTtttagggaaaagccctgggaaagAGGTTGAATGCCCGAGCATAAGATAGACATGTGCTCGCCGTGTGTGCGAACGTTTTATGATAATTCGATTGCGAAATATTAAGCATTGTTGCGTAATTCGGCCCAggctatttttctcgcttccccCCTTCGGAACTCCCAACTCCCGCTCCGTATTCTTCCGAGTTCCCAGCCCCTATCCTGCCCCGCCATATAGCTTCTTTGTTAAAGGGGGTTAAACCCTCTGAGGTCCAGGCGGAATTGTCATATCTTCGAAATGTCCATCGTTCCACACCTTTCAATTGCAGAATTGTTCCACTGATCCACCTTTGAAAATAATGATTCTGGCACTTTTTCCCAAGCGCCTGTCTTCCCAGAAAAGCAATCCTCACTATCGGACTTAGAGTCCTCGCTGACGCGTTCAATATTAACAATCATCTTGGGTCTGCGGCTCATTCTAACTTCCTCGATGTTTGGTGTAAGGCAGCCTTGGGGTACACTGTTTCTCTGTTGATAACCTACAAGCTGACACGGGTTGGAGTTAACTGCTGATTGGTGAACGTTTTGGGCAAGTGCTCTTATTGAGCTAAGTCTCCCCCTTTTTTCTATGGTCCTTTCGACGTCGAGTGCTTCAGTTCTCTTTGGGTTGCTGTTTTTATCTTTAGAGGTATCACTGGATTTTTGGCTACTACGTTTAGGTTTTGGGCTGAATGGGTGTGCTCTAAAATGTTCAATGTTTGGTGTGTAACCTGGTGATTCTAAAGTTTTTGCTTTGCCGCGTTCGGAATCTCCTTGGGGTCTCTCTTGCTTCCGATAAACCACTTGCGGCTCTAAGCTGTATTCAGATGATTTCCTCGGATTCACTAGGGGTTCTGTTGAGTTCATTCGTTCATCTTGAAGGAATTCACGTAAGCCTAGACGAATTTGCCTCACTACAACGCAGAGATATGACACCATAATGCATAAGAATACACAGCACAGGCACGTCATCCCCATGAGGCTATAAGTGATGACCATGTCAATGTCCtgtatggaacaaaacaaaatctttcAATTAATTATATGATTTCCTCGTAGGGACCTAGGTACAAGCAGTGGCCCATATGGCCATGGTCTCGTGCCCAGAATGTGAAAAATGTAATCGTAAATTCTAGTCATTGCAAAATGCTACAAAATATGTTGACTATTCTTGAATTTAATAATGCTAAGAATCTAGAACGCGTCTTATAGTGCACGATTGTAGCCTTCAACTGTTTTAGAACgagtattatagttttcctagtcacgtttttagtatgtggctttttagtcggttttagcttttgatattttatgtttttattaccaagttttttatatgtatatatttattgagttgtttttaaaattgaataatattatatagctgtagttattatagattttatttatacacgttcgtattttgaacgagttttttagctctttgacgcaacgtgttaaaataaatgattgattgattgattgattgatagaaCCCTCTATGCTCTATTTTAAAAGTCCTTAATCTTTAATGACcaggaaaactgaaaaatagtAAGCCAAAGCTAACCGCTCTTGCTTAATTTTCGGCGAGGATTGGACAGTTCTGAGACTTTTGTTGCTTAAAGTTGTAACTGGGGCACATTCTCCTCGCCAACAGGCTCAGTTAGTGAGTTTCCTTTGAGCTGACTAAACACTGTGAGTTAGAATAATTAAGAAGACACGTTTTGGCCATGGTCCTTGAcaagttcaattttttgtgTAGGCACAGAATAAAAAACTACCCTGGCCTTTACAAGAGCTACATGTTCATTATACGTTTTCTAGACATTTCTTTAAGTTGAAGTTCTTCAAATGTCCTTCAGGCCATGCAGCTCAGAGTCAGCGTACCCGACACGAGAAAACGAAGTGCTACAATCGAAGATTCTAGCCGTCAGTTCTTCTTGAAGATTCTTCTTAAAAATTTTCGTTCACGAATGATTATTGTCACAACTCTTTGGCCTTGAGAATTTCCTTGTGCAAATAGAACTGGGTACATTGATTATGCGAATGCTGAATTTAAAAAGTTCATCAAGACCTatcaaaaaatattaatatgaTGCTAACACACATTTGACAAGTACCTTTAACTTATTATACAAGCTTGCTTTTTACTGAACTAAAATCGAGGATACACCGCATAAAGATCATAAAGATCtcagaatttcatttttcatttcatttttttgtttactacACTTCTGAAAAGCTTACAGTAATCCCAGCgcattaattaaaaataaaaatacaaaaattttaAAGGGACGCGGAAATACCACGTGCAGGAGTACATCTAAATTATGAATTACACTTAATCACGATAAAATTGGAAATATAAACTTCAACATGTGATCGAAATTGTTTCCGTTTATTTCAAAAGCTTTCTTCCACATTTTTTTGTCTCTGCTAAGTTTCTATGCTGGTCATAACCACTTTTAAACTTACGCTTATAGTTTACTAGGAAATCGCGTAAGGTGATAAGCGTAAGGAACGAAAAAAGGAAAGTACGCAACTCACCATGACTGAACCTTCTCGTTATTATACGGGAGAATGACCTCTTTAAAGCTCAGAATGATTTTTCCCGGTATAACCAGCCGATGTAAAGCCTTGATTTCCGCCGTTAAGAACTCAAATCCAATGAGTCAGATCTTGTCACTGATATGGTCAGCGGTTTTCATTACGGGCTCAGCTGTTTCCGCAtggctgaaaaaataaaaactagaaccactacgtggaacttaccggggcgCAGTGGGACAGTGTATTGCATTAATATAGTTAACTTCTCGCACCCCTCCgccctcctctgtggaggctaatacttacTCGGAATTAACTtatgcagaagaaaagcaacaaaatggatgagaaaggaggatgttgtcctaagtttgttcagtgttatcaCAGCTAACGGTGTGTTTTATAGTAGTGTGTTTACACTGTAATGTCAAttagtgtgatctgtataaggttttttgtttttgtttttaagtttgattgaataagcaaaaattactgacagttttgggttgaatggtaatgacaaagtttacaaagaagtttgttacagggttatcacaatttcacattttgtcaAGTACGTTATCGTCAGGTTTATAGTGGAGATTTATTAATCACGTTTGTCTATTGTTTTCGAAAACATtgtgaatttgaaatgataacagacataagacattgttgaaatagatctttgtggtTATGGATTGTTGCCttgcactgtaaaaaatgtcatcCAGTGTTAGAGTGGTTTGCAGAAACCCTTCAAACAAAGTGTAATTGTGAAAGTGCAATAAATTATAATAGTCATGTATTTCTAATAGAATACAAAAGAGCTAATATGTAGTAAAGCATAATAAGGTAAAGCGTCTTTCAAGGGTTTTTGTAAAGCATGCTAACGTGACGCGAGAAAGATAGTGTTTGCTAGTGTTGTCACTTAATGTAACTTGACGTGACGTGTTTAAATTTATCAAGGAATAGTTAGCTGTTTTATCTTGGGAAAAGTGCTGCAGTCGAATGTGGCTTTTGTTTCCTGTGTCTTTGGACATCTTTTCTATTGCTGTTGAAAGCTAGACGATGATAAGTGCGGTATGGTCATATAACAACTTGTAAAGTTTTAAATCAACGGAAATAAAAAAGTGGCGTATCCCGGTCTAAATCTCGGTCCATTGAGGTgaacaaaaaatttcccgtctGGGTGAGGGTTAGTATTTTGCTGATTATATCCGTGACACTTCTAAATGAAGCTTACATGAGTTAAAAACAACAGAACGGTCAAGGAGAactggaaacaagtttgaaaaactaaaagagATGGCGGCCGAAGTAAGCGTTGACTGATAAACGTTTATCGTTGAATATCACTCAAACTATGAAATTTATGCTCTAAGTGCTTGCAAATACATTAAGCATTTATCTTGGGAAAAACATTTGTTCTAgcattactttttgttttggaaGGGACAGATTTTTATCGTAAAAAATGTCGCATAGTTATATACTCGGAAAAAATTCAGACTTTTGAAGAGCTAACTTTAATGCCTTTCGCTATACCACTGCCTATATCAATATGAATGAAATGTGTCTTTTCGTCTGTTGAATAATGCCATGTTTTTCTAAGGTATTTCCTTATCAAGAACGTATTCTACGGAGCGTGAGAGAAACGAAAAACCATTGTCCTCAATAAAATTCCATACATGTATCTACATGcttaggtgacctttttagggtaaaaattctttaaaaatgggcaattataccattttttagatgttcaaaaatgTTAGAGGAGCAGGCAAGTAATAAATTTTACAgtaaattttccgaaaattctagatctcaaatcgttttccggtcagatattttccgaaaattgacgttgggtgctcctgttaATAATGTGTTAGGTGATCTGACACATTCGTTATATATATAGTTTTGAGCTGAGATATCGAGAATGTGACTTTCAAACCAGACATATGAAGgaatatatgaaaatatttaaacaaaatgaacattGTGTGAATCCTTTTCTTGTTAGTTTAAACTGAGAGATATGTTTTTCGGTGTGTGTGTTCAAGTTTCAGTATTTCTCCCAAGAATAAATTTTTTATCCCTCTCCCTGCGAAAAACCTGGCGGGACTCTCTTTATGCCCTGCGCCTTCCCTTAAACAGGGTTTATACATCACAActattttttgtaaatatttaagttAGAGTCTCTTCTTTTCGTTTAAGAAGTCCAACTTTGGATTTAATGAGACTTACGATTTCGTATActactttaaaaacaattattataaaaatactGTGTAAAACATATGGAACGGTAACTGAAATTACAAATAGTAATTGATCGCTAATACTGTTTTGATTTATTACCTCCTGTAGCAATATTTTTACACCTGCATTGTCCTCTAGTATTCGCAGAATGATCTTTTTTGTTCTAGGTTAGAATATCAACAGTGAACCTGTAATGAAGAATCCACCTTAATTCTTGTTACTATACTActactattaataataattcaacatttaacaaaactttgaaaaaaaacatagatAACTGTAATGGCCGAAACAAAGTTACCACAAGTTCACTGGCAATATCATTTTGATTCGTTTGATTATGTCGTAAATTTGTCATCGAAAACATGCAAAACAATGGCTGGCGTTACTGGACCTGATGAAAACATTGTTGATTTCTGAGTAGTcaacagtgaaaacaacatTTGTAAGCTATTCTAGCTTTGATAGTATTTCTTGGAATGGATTCATAGCTTATCACTCGTATGCAGACCTTTAAGGCATAAAACGAGTTAAGCTCATTATTTGAACGACTATCTTCGTTAGCTTTCGAGTCAAACGCGTCGTATTAATTCACCCTAGCGGAAGAACAGAAAATACGCCGAATAAAATAACGTTTGTTAAAAAGTCCCTACTGCTTTCAATCTACTATTGAAGCAAAGAACTCTTGCATTGTGATATTGGcattgtttctaaaaaaagagatataacCCTCACacaattgttttctttgataGATGTTACATCTCCAAAAATCTAATGCGTAAATACAACGTATTTATATGTTAATATCTGAAACAAGTAAAGTGTCAGTGTTATATGTGACAGCAAAGTTCTCAAGAAAGAGTAATTTCTCTGCCAAGGTGTTGTCATCAATAGATATTACATCTCCAAATATCTTCGTTAGTACAACGTCATCTATCTTCAAAGACAGCTGTTGGTCATTACGAAGTACAACAACTTTTGCAGTGACACTCTTCTCACATGTGGTCGTTCTCATAATGAAGCTGCAACGTTCACATTGGATAACATCTGTACAAGTGCCTTGGAGGATTTTCTTGTTGCAGTGTTTACACTTAAAATGCTTCTCAATCTTCTGCACTGAATGTAAATCACCGACCTGCAACGTTTCTTCTGTTTCTGTATCTGTGCTGTTAATGGGAATTTGGCACAATACAGGGTCATCAAATGGTTGAACAACTGTACGTGTCGTCGTCGATAGCTTCTTTTTTCCTGACCAAACTCTAACTTGTAAATTGGTAAGTGTATACACCAAAcctgcaaaaagaagaaaaacttgtTGAAAAGGCGTTGATGCAGATGCAGTCAAGGAATCTTACTTAAAATTACCTTTGATTCATATACAGTCGCTCAAGAAAGTTTCGTCTTGGTACTACAGTTGTTCGGAAAAAGAAGAACTGGATAATACAAgtaacaaaattcaaattacaaaaatgAGGGAAACAGTCACAGGTCAGTCCAT from Porites lutea chromosome 1, jaPorLute2.1, whole genome shotgun sequence encodes the following:
- the LOC140933710 gene encoding uncharacterized protein; this translates as MTNIAIPQQCEYSFQYDESTLLQSELITILDILNTRREWDVVTVRGKILNVKDQRQVGSPRKRLKLMEAVLGDVSATIPLDLWESQIDKVQQGLVYTLTNLQVRVWSGKKKLSTTTRTVVQPFDDPVLCQIPINSTDTETEETLQVGDLHSVQKIEKHFKCKHCNKKILQGTCTDVIQCERCSFIMRTTTCEKSVTAKVVVLRNDQQLSLKIDDVVLTKIFGDVISIDDNTLAEKLLFLENFAVTYNTDTLLVSDINI